A genomic region of Oscillospiraceae bacterium contains the following coding sequences:
- a CDS encoding Gfo/Idh/MocA family oxidoreductase encodes MEKIKVGIIGCGCIANAAHIPAYLNNPEVEIKYFCDILPEKAQAAVEKYGVGTAVEDYHVVLNDPEIQGVSICTPNLMHSIISCDALRAGKHVLCEKPAARIYSEALEMQKVQHETGKTLNIGVVNRFKDCTRAIKKRIDDGDLGEVYHVYVSFRAHRSIPGLGGAFTTKAIAGGGALIDWGVHYIDIVMFCLGDPQPLTVSGRQFCKLGVDMKNYVYKNMWSEVTKNVETGTYDVDDSVTAFVRTQDSAAITIHGAWAQNIGVSECYIDFMGTKGGIRLQYGGNYTFYGTKDGQLYEETPEPFTDNMWNNEINAFVDSIKNGTKQPSHIDNVIITAKLMQGIYDSSDANREIVF; translated from the coding sequence ATGGAAAAGATTAAAGTTGGTATCATCGGTTGCGGTTGTATCGCAAACGCGGCTCACATTCCCGCGTATCTGAACAATCCCGAAGTGGAAATCAAGTATTTCTGCGACATTCTTCCCGAAAAGGCTCAGGCAGCTGTGGAAAAGTATGGCGTAGGAACTGCTGTTGAGGATTATCACGTAGTTCTCAATGACCCCGAAATTCAGGGTGTTTCCATTTGTACCCCTAACCTGATGCACTCCATCATTTCCTGCGATGCACTGCGCGCAGGCAAGCACGTTCTGTGCGAAAAGCCCGCTGCACGTATTTACAGCGAAGCTCTTGAAATGCAGAAGGTTCAGCATGAAACCGGCAAAACCCTTAACATTGGTGTTGTAAACCGTTTCAAGGATTGCACCCGTGCAATTAAGAAGAGAATTGACGATGGCGACCTGGGTGAAGTTTACCATGTATACGTAAGCTTCCGTGCTCACCGTTCCATCCCCGGCCTGGGCGGCGCATTCACCACCAAGGCTATCGCAGGCGGCGGCGCACTCATCGACTGGGGCGTACATTACATCGACATCGTTATGTTCTGCCTTGGCGACCCCCAGCCTCTTACCGTTTCCGGCAGACAGTTCTGCAAGCTGGGCGTTGATATGAAGAACTATGTTTACAAGAACATGTGGTCTGAGGTTACCAAAAATGTAGAAACCGGTACCTACGACGTTGACGACAGCGTTACCGCTTTCGTTCGTACTCAGGATTCTGCTGCCATCACCATCCACGGCGCATGGGCTCAGAACATCGGTGTTTCCGAATGCTATATTGACTTTATGGGTACAAAGGGCGGTATACGTCTCCAGTACGGCGGAAACTACACCTTCTACGGTACCAAGGACGGTCAGCTGTATGAAGAAACTCCCGAGCCCTTTACCGACAATATGTGGAACAACGAGATCAACGCTTTCGTTGACAGTATCAAGAACGGCACAAAGCAGCCTTCTCACATTGACAACGTTATTATCACTGCAAAGCTTATGCAGGGTATCTACGATTCTTCCGACGCTAACCGCGAAATCGTATTTTAA
- a CDS encoding helix-turn-helix domain-containing protein, with protein MKHKLNDSKYIAEFLANNFEKEEIIPEIFEFFKIDCMERCSFDPSQLDEKIMKFNDKTECDVALLEDIISFIITGRDNVKKRENELYNRIMDTVVETMTSDIKFEEIAKQLHISYYYMCHLVKDKSGMTLNTFRNRKRLEKAMRMLAEGNEKISDIATLSGYNNISYFTETFTKYIGITPTVFKEQAQNICFHPFYEYDDMLLAIKFESAEFLDKEIKTVTQDIQSVCVCSPDDNFKFLHETAIIEYHGVLYASWYHCRERELYGYTPICGKRSFDEGKTWSELEIICEDKSEKILYCPPVYGICDDKLYMIVNQMVAPDHIHSLDLYMLNTKTDKFELLWSKPIPFKLNTNVVTLPNGKLMLPGRIAELDGFPTTPAVLISDSGKIDSEWRLIKIAENGNLPDGTTLVHPEISVICVGETLYMFNRNDLRRVPIVYISKDCGETWSNAHSHDIPYVSSKIYCGELSDGRHYMLCNTDKFNRSKLTAYFTDGESLRFTKRLDILETSGKAWGEIHYPAAWEYGDYLYVIATKLHAGIGRGAELFKINLKK; from the coding sequence ATGAAACATAAGCTTAATGACAGCAAGTATATTGCAGAGTTCCTTGCAAATAATTTTGAAAAGGAAGAAATAATCCCGGAAATTTTTGAGTTTTTCAAAATTGACTGCATGGAGAGATGCAGCTTTGACCCTTCTCAGCTTGACGAAAAGATAATGAAATTCAACGACAAAACCGAGTGTGATGTTGCACTTTTGGAAGATATAATAAGTTTTATTATAACAGGACGTGACAACGTTAAAAAACGTGAAAACGAGTTGTACAATCGGATAATGGATACTGTTGTCGAAACCATGACATCCGACATAAAATTTGAAGAAATAGCAAAACAGCTTCACATCAGCTATTACTATATGTGCCATTTGGTAAAGGATAAAAGCGGAATGACCCTGAACACTTTCAGAAACCGCAAAAGACTTGAAAAGGCAATGAGAATGCTGGCGGAGGGGAATGAAAAGATTTCCGATATCGCAACCCTGTCCGGTTACAACAATATAAGCTATTTTACCGAAACCTTTACGAAATATATCGGTATTACGCCAACGGTTTTCAAAGAGCAAGCCCAAAATATATGTTTTCATCCGTTTTATGAATATGATGATATGCTTCTGGCGATAAAATTTGAAAGTGCCGAATTTTTGGATAAAGAAATAAAAACAGTCACACAGGATATACAATCTGTCTGTGTTTGTTCTCCCGATGATAATTTTAAGTTTTTACACGAAACAGCCATTATTGAATATCACGGTGTGTTATATGCATCGTGGTACCATTGCCGCGAGCGTGAGCTTTACGGCTATACACCAATTTGCGGCAAGCGTTCCTTTGATGAAGGAAAAACATGGTCGGAATTAGAGATCATTTGCGAGGATAAAAGCGAAAAAATTCTTTACTGCCCACCTGTTTACGGTATTTGTGATGATAAATTGTATATGATTGTTAATCAGATGGTTGCACCCGATCATATACATTCACTTGATTTATATATGCTTAACACAAAAACCGATAAATTTGAATTGCTATGGTCAAAGCCGATCCCGTTTAAGCTAAACACGAATGTTGTGACATTGCCCAACGGAAAGCTTATGCTTCCGGGAAGAATTGCAGAATTGGACGGTTTCCCAACCACACCGGCCGTGCTTATTTCCGACAGCGGAAAAATTGATTCCGAATGGCGTTTAATTAAAATTGCAGAAAACGGAAATCTGCCTGACGGTACAACGCTTGTTCATCCTGAAATATCTGTTATATGTGTAGGGGAAACGCTGTATATGTTCAACAGAAATGACCTGAGAAGGGTTCCCATTGTTTATATTTCAAAGGATTGCGGTGAAACCTGGAGTAATGCCCACTCCCATGACATACCGTATGTTTCTTCAAAAATATATTGCGGTGAATTAAGCGACGGACGGCATTATATGCTTTGCAATACCGATAAATTCAACCGTAGCAAGCTTACGGCATATTTTACCGATGGTGAATCCTTGCGCTTCACAAAAAGGCTTGATATTCTTGAAACCAGCGGCAAAGCGTGGGGCGAAATACATTACCCCGCCGCCTGGGAATACGGTGATTATCTTTATGTAATTGCGACAAAACTTCACGCGGGCATCGGTCGCGGTGCGGAATTGTTCAAAATCAATCTGAAAAAATAA
- a CDS encoding Dabb family protein — translation MLKHIVVWKFADSANGKTKADHLSFVKDSLYALVDKIPQIKKMEIGIDISGTDMSGDMVLITEFENKDDLKIYAEHPEHVKVAQYVRQVTVSRTVVDFNF, via the coding sequence ATGCTGAAGCACATTGTTGTGTGGAAGTTTGCCGACAGTGCTAATGGCAAAACAAAAGCAGACCATCTCAGCTTTGTAAAGGACAGCCTTTATGCACTGGTGGACAAAATTCCCCAAATCAAAAAAATGGAAATAGGCATTGATATTTCCGGCACTGATATGTCGGGGGATATGGTGCTTATCACCGAATTTGAAAATAAGGACGACCTTAAAATATATGCCGAGCATCCCGAGCATGTCAAGGTAGCTCAGTATGTAAGACAGGTCACTGTTTCCCGTACGGTTGTGGATTTTAATTTTTAG
- a CDS encoding helix-turn-helix domain-containing protein yields MTMKNEKILVRTYNVLQNDLPVYVDYKNMDSCHLHRHEFYEIDLFVSGTGISTVESTALEITTPTCLLNFPYTTHSFKAHEGCFEIYNIAFSERFISKECMNYIYRLESSPCIKLSCEELELLQRDARQIYEDYIGNSSMKTERIRTRLEAMLMYIISRTPPNERRGDLTPIQAALSYISRNLDKKITASELAELVHVSPSYFGTYFKNNYGKSHKVYITELRMKNAMSLLLSTDNSITAISEECGFVSVSNFIKAFKEYWGAHPLEYRQNRE; encoded by the coding sequence ACTATGAAAAATGAAAAAATACTTGTCCGCACGTACAATGTTTTGCAAAATGATTTGCCGGTATATGTGGATTATAAGAATATGGACAGCTGTCACTTGCACCGACATGAGTTTTATGAAATAGATTTATTCGTTTCGGGCACAGGTATCAGCACTGTGGAAAGCACGGCGCTGGAGATAACCACGCCCACCTGCCTTCTGAATTTTCCTTATACTACCCATTCATTCAAAGCGCATGAGGGTTGCTTTGAAATATACAATATTGCCTTTTCCGAACGCTTTATATCTAAGGAATGCATGAATTACATCTATCGGTTGGAGTCTTCACCCTGTATAAAGCTCAGTTGTGAGGAGCTGGAGCTTCTGCAGCGGGATGCACGGCAGATTTATGAGGACTACATTGGAAATTCGTCAATGAAAACCGAACGTATTCGTACACGGCTGGAGGCTATGCTGATGTACATAATATCCCGCACGCCCCCAAACGAGCGCAGAGGCGACCTTACGCCCATACAGGCAGCGCTTTCTTACATTTCGCGTAATCTTGACAAAAAGATTACTGCCTCGGAGCTTGCGGAGCTGGTGCATGTTTCTCCCAGCTATTTCGGTACATATTTCAAAAACAATTACGGGAAAAGCCACAAGGTGTACATTACCGAGTTGAGAATGAAAAATGCCATGAGCCTGCTTCTGTCCACCGACAACAGCATCACTGCCATCAGCGAAGAATGCGGATTTGTTTCTGTTTCCAATTTCATAAAAGCATTCAAGGAATATTGGGGTGCCCACCCGTTGGAGTACCGCCAAAACCGCGAATAG
- a CDS encoding sugar ABC transporter ATP-binding protein — MGEQILKMSGIEKRFSGVYALKKANFELNSGEIHALMGENGAGKSTLMKVLCGIHQPDGGKIELFGSEVHFRNISESQRAGVAIIHQELNMMNHLTVAQNIYIGREPMIGGAIIDDRKMENDAAELFGKIGVKIDPSQILGTLTVGKQQMVEIAKAISHHSKLLILDEPTAALTQPEVEELFKIMKDLKKKGIGMIYISHRMDEIGRISDRITVMRDGEYVGTLEAKDYDRDRLVQMMVGRVIYGDKKEKSNVNNDAPTVLEVRNLNRAGTIRNVSFKLKKGEILGFSGLMGAGRTEVARAVYGADKYDSGEIFINGELVKIKEPSDAVKHGICYLSEDRKRYGLLLAKSVAENSVLANLDDYINVGWINDKRINDAAAEINSVLKTKTPSVFQELRNLSGGNQQKVIVARWLLKNCDIFIFDEPTRGIDIGAKSEMYELMEKLASQGKSIIMISSELSEIQRLSDRVIVMCEGRITAELDIAQASQQEIMKYATMRE, encoded by the coding sequence ATGGGAGAGCAGATACTTAAAATGAGCGGCATCGAAAAGCGCTTTTCCGGAGTATATGCCCTGAAGAAAGCAAATTTTGAATTAAACTCAGGTGAGATACATGCCCTCATGGGCGAAAACGGAGCAGGCAAGTCAACCCTTATGAAGGTTCTGTGCGGAATACATCAGCCGGATGGCGGTAAGATTGAGCTGTTCGGAAGCGAGGTGCATTTCAGAAACATTTCCGAATCGCAAAGAGCGGGCGTCGCCATTATACATCAGGAACTGAATATGATGAACCATCTCACCGTGGCGCAGAATATATATATCGGCCGTGAGCCAATGATTGGCGGTGCCATAATAGACGACCGCAAAATGGAAAATGATGCTGCTGAGCTTTTCGGAAAAATAGGTGTAAAGATAGACCCGTCACAAATTCTGGGAACGCTCACTGTCGGAAAACAGCAGATGGTGGAAATAGCCAAAGCCATATCCCATCACTCAAAACTTCTTATTCTGGACGAGCCTACCGCGGCACTGACACAGCCGGAGGTTGAAGAGCTGTTCAAAATAATGAAGGACCTTAAGAAAAAAGGTATCGGAATGATATATATTTCCCATCGTATGGATGAGATAGGCAGAATCTCCGACCGTATTACCGTTATGAGGGACGGGGAATACGTGGGAACACTTGAAGCAAAGGATTATGACCGTGACAGACTGGTTCAGATGATGGTGGGACGTGTTATTTACGGTGATAAAAAAGAGAAAAGCAATGTAAATAACGATGCACCCACTGTACTCGAGGTGAGAAATCTTAACCGTGCCGGAACGATAAGGAATGTTAGCTTCAAGCTGAAAAAAGGTGAAATACTGGGATTTTCGGGGCTTATGGGAGCAGGACGCACCGAAGTGGCGCGTGCGGTGTACGGCGCGGATAAATATGACAGCGGAGAGATATTTATAAACGGTGAGCTTGTGAAAATAAAGGAGCCGTCCGATGCGGTAAAACATGGTATATGCTATCTTTCGGAGGACAGAAAGCGCTACGGTCTGTTATTGGCAAAATCCGTGGCGGAAAACTCTGTTCTGGCAAATCTTGACGATTATATAAATGTCGGTTGGATAAACGACAAAAGAATCAATGATGCCGCAGCTGAGATAAACAGTGTTCTTAAAACCAAAACCCCGTCGGTTTTTCAGGAACTGAGAAATCTTTCGGGCGGAAATCAGCAAAAAGTAATTGTTGCGCGATGGCTTTTGAAAAACTGTGATATTTTTATTTTTGATGAGCCTACCCGAGGCATAGATATCGGTGCAAAAAGTGAAATGTACGAGCTGATGGAAAAGCTTGCTTCTCAAGGCAAATCCATTATTATGATTTCCTCCGAGCTGAGTGAAATACAACGTCTCAGTGACCGTGTTATAGTCATGTGCGAGGGACGCATAACGGCAGAGCTTGACATTGCGCAGGCATCTCAGCAGGAAATAATGAAATACGCTACCATGAGGGAGTGA
- a CDS encoding ABC transporter permease gives MQKLINFLNTKGKQNIIIFLALIALIVIFSVLNPNFVDKYNIVSMAQSLSPYAFLALGVTFVIATGGIDLSIGTVCIAASVVAGKLYMEGMPLWATIPVMLAIGTLFGIINGILVAVMRLPPFIATLGTMMFARGLSALAVSVPNIFYPTGTWFNAVFSNANGVPTGIFWILGFMLVCMYLMYKCKIGRYILSIGSNEEATRLSGINTTRYKTLAYVFSGIGAGLAAIFWSASFTTVASATGNGMELDAIAGVYIGGTSAAGGVASVSGSVIGSVLLVVIRSGLNFVLAKFNLNLNATYVTYVLTGIIVVVAVLMDVIKNRKNKR, from the coding sequence ATGCAAAAGCTTATTAATTTTTTGAATACCAAAGGCAAACAGAATATCATCATTTTTCTCGCTCTTATTGCGCTGATTGTGATTTTTTCCGTATTAAACCCCAACTTTGTGGATAAATATAATATTGTCAGCATGGCGCAGTCGCTGTCACCCTATGCGTTCCTGGCATTGGGCGTAACATTTGTAATAGCCACCGGCGGAATAGACCTTTCAATAGGTACTGTATGCATTGCCGCATCGGTTGTGGCAGGTAAGCTGTATATGGAAGGTATGCCTCTTTGGGCGACAATTCCTGTAATGCTTGCGATAGGAACGCTTTTCGGTATAATTAACGGGATTCTTGTAGCGGTAATGAGGCTTCCGCCTTTTATAGCCACGCTGGGAACAATGATGTTTGCCAGAGGACTTTCGGCACTGGCGGTTTCCGTTCCGAATATATTCTATCCGACGGGTACTTGGTTCAATGCTGTTTTCTCCAACGCAAACGGTGTGCCTACGGGAATATTCTGGATACTCGGGTTTATGCTTGTATGCATGTACCTTATGTATAAATGTAAGATAGGAAGATATATTCTGTCCATAGGCAGTAATGAGGAAGCAACACGGCTTTCCGGTATCAATACCACAAGATATAAAACTCTTGCTTATGTTTTCAGCGGTATAGGCGCAGGTCTTGCGGCTATCTTCTGGTCGGCATCCTTTACCACTGTTGCCTCTGCAACGGGTAACGGAATGGAGTTGGATGCCATAGCAGGCGTCTATATCGGCGGTACAAGCGCTGCGGGCGGTGTAGCTTCGGTGAGCGGGTCGGTAATCGGCTCGGTACTGCTGGTGGTTATCAGGAGCGGACTTAATTTTGTTCTGGCAAAGTTCAATCTCAACCTCAACGCAACCTATGTAACCTACGTCCTGACGGGCATAATAGTTGTTGTTGCCGTGCTGATGGATGTAATCAAAAACCGAAAAAACAAAAGATAA
- a CDS encoding aldolase translates to MVQNFKNKLKNGVVGMFSKTEDPAMIEAMGYGGADFVIIDLEHGPNTIRSAQNLVRAAQLTGMFPIIRTKENNPSVMAEALDIGAGGIQIPQITDKASALEVIKRTKFSPLGERGVCRFVRAAKYSSMDRFEYFEKANQSVIIMQIEGCEGINNLDEILQVEGIDVIFIGPYDLSQSMGVVGQTDHPLVQEKMLEIIEKCGKKGVLVGTFTDTLQNALKWKSLGVKYIAHSVDVGIFYQAIKDTVDSIKN, encoded by the coding sequence ATGGTACAAAACTTCAAAAACAAGCTCAAAAACGGCGTTGTGGGAATGTTTTCCAAAACCGAAGACCCCGCAATGATTGAGGCTATGGGTTACGGCGGTGCTGACTTTGTCATAATTGATCTTGAGCATGGCCCCAACACCATCAGGTCCGCACAAAATCTTGTGCGTGCGGCACAGCTTACGGGAATGTTCCCCATAATACGCACCAAGGAGAACAATCCTTCTGTTATGGCGGAAGCGCTGGATATAGGCGCAGGCGGAATACAGATTCCTCAAATAACCGACAAGGCTTCAGCTCTTGAGGTGATAAAAAGAACAAAGTTTTCACCCTTGGGCGAAAGGGGAGTATGCAGATTTGTTCGCGCGGCGAAGTATTCCTCGATGGACAGATTTGAGTATTTTGAAAAGGCAAACCAAAGCGTTATAATTATGCAGATAGAGGGATGCGAGGGAATAAATAACCTTGACGAAATTCTTCAGGTTGAGGGGATAGATGTGATTTTCATCGGCCCGTACGACCTGTCCCAGTCCATGGGAGTTGTGGGACAGACCGATCACCCCCTGGTACAGGAAAAGATGCTTGAAATAATTGAAAAATGTGGCAAAAAAGGCGTTTTGGTGGGGACATTTACCGATACATTGCAAAATGCTCTGAAATGGAAAAGCCTTGGTGTAAAGTATATCGCCCATTCGGTGGACGTTGGAATCTTTTATCAGGCGATTAAGGATACCGTTGATAGTATCAAGAATTAA